From Bacteroidota bacterium, a single genomic window includes:
- a CDS encoding tetratricopeptide repeat-containing sensor histidine kinase, with translation MKRYYFQFFLTICTTFLYANKQDAVDSLKIQLSKSSIIHKANIYNKLSYLLRSNSPTKCIEYAEQALSFAREINNSEEEASAYSNLGLGYYYKGDYKTAYLYHQNAFERWQELGIKIEVAKSLNNIGLLYDKWGDYSKAIEYHIKSLKIKEELDNKYEIAKSQSNIGIIYCFWKKYDKSLEYFVNALANTMELDDLNMVAELYCNIGAVHFDRKEYEDALSYFNKALQIDKELGKKDGVSFDICNIGGVYFKKGEYLKSLSYYEEALAIERELGTYDGISLLLNNIGLIKYRLKEYSEALRYFDESQEIAKRLNVRESILENYKSYTKVYDSLYDYKNAYNYFKKYTALKDSIYGESSNRKIIELRTKYESEKIEKENEILRKDNTLKETKVSKQRLQLFSVIGGLCLVAVLSLVILRAYFQKRKAHTLLGSQKNKLEDLNKELEVANSSKDKFFSIIAHDLKLPFNSLINISELLMKQYDEFDSKAIKNFILGINQSSHFAFNLLQNLLSWANSQTNRIEISPTSFDIKLLLEETLSLFSYNAHEKNIELISEIGSDTYVYADVNMVDTVVRNLISNAIKFTNAGGKISLMSKIVNNEVQISISDTGIGIKKVDIEKLFRFDISHSTTGTKMEKGTGLGLILCKEFIEKNNGKIFIESLWGRGSTFSITLPAGNKPLTQESKLPEMKTRIYNELSETLVFEEDKTIENFQNSENYKSNIEYFESNLLKQWNHVRINHFVHEVIEFSVSIREFGLRNKMTSIENYGNELNMYAKSFDIEKMEKNMAIFPDILKKLKK, from the coding sequence ATGAAAAGATATTATTTCCAATTTTTTTTAACAATCTGTACTACATTTTTGTATGCAAACAAGCAAGACGCAGTTGATAGTTTGAAAATTCAACTTTCAAAATCTTCGATAATTCATAAAGCAAACATTTATAATAAACTGTCTTATTTGTTAAGATCAAATTCGCCAACAAAATGTATTGAATATGCCGAACAAGCATTAAGTTTTGCTCGTGAAATAAACAATTCGGAGGAGGAAGCTTCTGCTTATAGCAATTTGGGTCTCGGATATTATTATAAAGGCGATTATAAAACTGCATATCTATATCATCAGAATGCTTTTGAAAGATGGCAAGAATTAGGAATCAAAATTGAAGTTGCAAAAAGTTTGAATAATATTGGACTTTTGTACGACAAATGGGGCGATTATTCGAAAGCAATAGAATATCATATTAAATCATTGAAAATAAAAGAAGAGTTAGATAACAAATATGAAATTGCAAAATCGCAATCTAATATTGGAATAATATACTGTTTTTGGAAGAAATATGACAAATCATTAGAATATTTTGTAAATGCTCTGGCAAACACTATGGAATTAGACGATTTGAACATGGTGGCTGAATTGTATTGCAATATTGGAGCAGTCCATTTCGACAGAAAGGAATACGAAGATGCTCTGAGCTATTTTAACAAAGCGCTGCAAATTGATAAAGAATTAGGAAAAAAGGATGGCGTTTCGTTCGATATATGCAATATTGGAGGAGTATATTTTAAAAAAGGTGAATATTTGAAATCACTCTCATATTATGAGGAGGCTTTAGCAATTGAAAGGGAATTGGGAACATACGACGGAATATCGCTTCTTTTGAACAATATTGGATTGATAAAATATAGATTGAAAGAATACTCAGAAGCTTTGAGATATTTCGATGAAAGTCAGGAAATTGCCAAGCGATTGAATGTTAGAGAATCGATACTCGAAAATTATAAAAGTTATACTAAAGTTTACGATTCATTGTACGATTACAAAAATGCCTATAATTATTTTAAAAAATATACAGCCTTGAAAGACTCAATTTATGGCGAATCGAGCAACAGAAAAATAATTGAATTAAGGACAAAATACGAATCGGAAAAAATTGAAAAGGAAAACGAAATACTGCGAAAAGATAATACTCTTAAAGAAACAAAAGTTTCTAAACAAAGGCTACAGTTATTTTCTGTAATAGGTGGGCTATGTCTGGTTGCTGTTTTATCTTTAGTAATTCTTAGAGCATATTTTCAAAAAAGAAAAGCACATACTTTGTTAGGTTCACAAAAAAATAAACTCGAAGATTTAAATAAGGAATTAGAAGTAGCAAATTCATCGAAAGATAAATTTTTCTCTATCATAGCACACGATTTAAAATTACCTTTCAACTCGTTGATAAACATTTCGGAATTATTGATGAAGCAATACGATGAGTTTGATAGTAAGGCAATTAAGAATTTTATTCTCGGTATAAATCAGTCATCACATTTTGCTTTCAATCTGCTTCAAAACTTATTATCCTGGGCAAATTCGCAAACCAATAGAATAGAAATAAGCCCTACAAGTTTCGATATTAAACTTCTACTTGAAGAAACCTTATCTTTATTTTCTTATAATGCACACGAGAAAAATATTGAGCTTATCTCTGAAATCGGTAGCGATACATATGTTTATGCAGATGTAAATATGGTTGATACCGTTGTAAGAAATTTGATTTCGAATGCAATAAAATTTACAAACGCAGGCGGAAAGATTTCACTCATGTCAAAAATTGTGAATAATGAAGTTCAAATTTCAATTTCTGATACCGGAATCGGTATAAAAAAAGTGGATATTGAAAAACTTTTCCGATTTGATATTTCGCATTCTACAACAGGAACAAAAATGGAGAAAGGTACCGGGCTGGGGCTTATTTTGTGTAAAGAATTTATTGAAAAAAATAATGGTAAAATTTTTATTGAAAGTCTATGGGGTAGGGGCAGTACATTTAGTATCACTTTGCCCGCGGGCAACAAACCATTGACACAAGAAAGCAAACTGCCGGAAATGAAAACCAGAATTTATAATGAATTGTCAGAAACATTAGTTTTTGAGGAAGATAAAACAATTGAAAATTTCCAGAATAGTGAAAACTATAAAAGCAATATTGAGTACTTTGAAAGTAATCTGCTGAAACAATGGAATCATGTCCGAATAAATCATTTTGTTCACGAAGTTATAGAATTTAGCGTAAGTATAAGAGAATTTGGTCTAAGAAATAAAATGACTTCTATAGAAAATTACGGAAATGAACTAAATATGTATGCAAAAAGTTTCGATATTGAAAAAATGGAAAAAAACATGGCGATTTTCCCCGATATTCTAAAGAAATTGAAAAAGTAA
- a CDS encoding hybrid sensor histidine kinase/response regulator, with amino-acid sequence MKSQKIFIVDDVPKNIQILGSILHKASYLVSYTQNSSEALSLISSNDFDLILLDIMMPGITGYELCTLLKNESKTKDIPIIFLTAKTDTESIVKGFEVGAQDYITKPFNAEELMARVKLHLDLKKSKEELIEKNEMLKNAQKQLVESEKMASLGNLVAGVAHEINTPVGIGITAITTLEERNKQFEIDFQNQKIKRSGLESYIKFIKKTTKLILTNLQRTSDLVQSFKQVSVDQSNEQKRIFNLKNYLQDVILSVEPSYDRKNISISLDCDDNIEIDSFPGSYAQIFTNFIINSLVHGFDKKNDGEILIKIEEQNNSLLITYKDNGTGISAGFMTKIFDPFFTTNKQSGTGLGLHIVYNIVTQKLKGTIECESEPNKGVIFKMNLPKQ; translated from the coding sequence ATGAAAAGTCAAAAAATCTTTATTGTTGATGATGTTCCGAAAAACATACAGATCCTTGGAAGTATTTTGCATAAGGCTTCCTATTTAGTTTCATATACTCAAAATTCGTCAGAAGCACTATCTCTGATTAGCTCAAATGATTTTGATTTGATTTTGTTAGATATTATGATGCCCGGAATTACAGGCTACGAATTGTGTACACTTTTAAAGAATGAATCCAAAACCAAAGATATACCTATTATTTTTCTAACAGCAAAAACCGACACCGAAAGTATAGTGAAAGGTTTTGAAGTTGGTGCACAAGATTATATTACGAAGCCATTTAATGCCGAAGAACTCATGGCAAGAGTGAAACTGCATTTAGACCTGAAAAAATCTAAAGAAGAGCTAATCGAAAAAAATGAAATGCTAAAAAATGCTCAGAAACAGTTAGTTGAATCTGAAAAAATGGCATCGCTCGGAAATTTGGTTGCTGGTGTTGCTCACGAAATAAATACACCGGTAGGAATTGGAATAACAGCAATAACTACTTTAGAAGAGAGAAATAAACAATTTGAAATCGACTTCCAAAATCAAAAAATTAAACGATCGGGACTTGAATCGTATATAAAATTTATTAAAAAAACAACAAAACTAATTTTAACTAACCTGCAACGTACCAGCGATTTGGTTCAAAGTTTTAAGCAAGTTTCAGTAGATCAGTCAAACGAGCAAAAAAGAATATTTAATTTGAAGAATTATCTACAAGATGTTATTTTGAGTGTTGAACCATCTTATGATCGCAAAAATATTTCGATTAGTTTAGACTGTGATGACAATATTGAGATTGATAGCTTTCCCGGAAGTTATGCCCAAATTTTTACAAATTTTATAATAAATTCTTTAGTTCATGGTTTCGACAAAAAAAATGATGGAGAAATTCTTATTAAAATAGAAGAACAAAATAACTCGTTGTTAATCACATATAAAGACAACGGAACGGGAATTTCAGCAGGATTTATGACAAAAATCTTTGATCCCTTTTTCACAACAAATAAACAATCCGGTACTGGTTTGGGGCTTCACATAGTTTACAATATTGTTACTCAAAAACTCAAAGGTACAATTGAATGTGAAAGCGAACCAAACAAAGGAGTAATATTCAAAATGAATTTGCCAAAACAATGA